The Lagopus muta isolate bLagMut1 chromosome 8, bLagMut1 primary, whole genome shotgun sequence genome contains a region encoding:
- the GTF3C3 gene encoding general transcription factor 3C polypeptide 3 — MSGFSPELIDYLEGKISFEEFERRREERKSREKDSENVSAEENTDDIDAPSSSRKAAGKSQSQDETDGETADGVSKSVHRVFASMIGENEDEEEDEEEEEEEEEETTEQPTAGDVFVLEMVLNRETKKMMKEKRPRSKLPRALRGLMGEANIRFARGEREEAILMCMEIIRQAPLAHEPFSTLAMIYEDQGDMEKSLQFELIAAHLNPSNTEEWVRLAEMSLEQDNIKQAIFCYAKALKYDPTNVRYLWERSSLYEQLGEHKLAMDGYRRILNLLSPSDGERFMQLARDMAKSYYEANDAASAIEIIEEAFTKHQSLVSMEDVNIAAELYISSKQYDKALAVITDYAGIVLERKASEKSPAEEKKDDAAAVVETEESQEAVTDNQGDPAAESSAAAVEKVSCCIPEGVPIDITVKLMVCLVHLNILEPLNPLLTTLVEQNPEEMGDLYLDVAEAFLDVGEYNSALPLLSALVCSERYNLAVVWLRHAECLKALGHMERAAESYAKVVDLAPLHLDARISLSTLQQQLGRPEKALEALEQMYDPDTLAQDANAAQQELKLLLHRSTLLYSQGKTYGYVDTLLTMLAMLLKVAMSRAQVCLISSSKSGERHLYLIKVPRNKISDNDDQEAANCDAKAIFAVLTSVLTKDDWWNLLLKAIYSLCDLSRYKEAELLVDSSLEYYSFYDDRQKRKELEYFGLSAAILDKNFRKAYNYIRIMVMENVNKPQLWNIFNQVTMQSQDVRHHRFCLRLMLKNPDNHALCVLNGHNAFVSGSFKHALGQYVQAFRANPDEPLYSLCIGLTFIHMASQKYVLKRHALLVQGFSFLHRYLDLRGPCQETFYNLGRGLHQLGLLHLAIHYYQKVLELPPLTLEGIETDQTDLRRDTAFNLSLIYHSSGNTRMAQKMLYTYAVV, encoded by the exons ATGTCGGGGTTCAGCCCGGAGCTGATCGATTATCTGGAAGGGAAGATCTCCTTCGAGGAGTTCGagcggcggcgggaggagcgCAAGAGCCGCGAGAAG GACAGTGAGAATGTATCTGCTGAGGAGAACACCGACGACATAGATGCTCCCTCTTCATCCAGAAAGGCAGCTGGGAAGTCTCAAAGCCAGGATGAAACAGATG GAGAAACTGCAGATGGCGTCAGTAAATCTGTTCATCGGGTCTTTGCGTCCATGATTGGGGAAAatgaagatgaggaggaggatgaagaggaagaggaagaagaagaggaagaaactaCTGAGCAACCCACAGCTGGAGATGTTTTTGTGTTGGAGATGGTACTTAACCGAGAGACtaagaaaatgatgaaa GAGAAAAGGCCTCGCAGCAAGCTTCCTCGTGCATTGAGGGGTCTAATGGGAGAGGCCAATATCAGGTTTGCTCGAGGAGAACGGGAGGAGGCTATTCTGATGTGCATGGAAATCATTCGACAAG CTCCTCTTGCTCACGAGCCTTTCTCCACTCTTGCCATGATCTATGAAGACCAGGGTGATATGGAGAAGTCATTACAGTTTGAACTGATTGCTGCTCACTTGAATCCTAGCAATACAGAGGAATGGGTCAGGCTGGCAGAGATGTCACTGGAGCAGGACAATATTAAACAGGCTATTTTTTGCTATGCAAAAG CTTTGAAGTACGACCCAACCAATGTGCGTTATCTATGGGAGAGATCAAGCCTGTATGAGCAGCTGGGGGAACATAAGTTGGCTATGGACGGCTACAGGCGTATTTTGAATCTTCTGTCTCCCTCTGATGGAGAGCGGTTTATGCAGTTGGCTAGAGACATGGCAAA GAGTTATTATGAAGCCAATGATGCTGCCTCTGCTATTGAGATCATAGAAGAAGCCTTTACTAAACATCAGAGCCTCGTCTCCATGGAAGATGTTAATATAGCAGCTGAACTGTATATTTCCTCCAAGCAGTATGACAAAGCATTGGCG gTTATTACTGATTATGCAGGAATTGTTCTTGAAaggaaagcatcagaaaaaagtcctgctgaggagaaaaaag ATGATGCAGCAGCAGTAGTGGAAACTGAGGAAAGCCAGGAGGCAGTGACTGACAACCAAGGTGATCCGGCTGCTGAATCGAGCGCTGCAG CTGTGGAGAAGGTTAGCTGCTGTATACCTGAAGGGGTTCCCATAGACATCACAGTCAAGCTGATGGTGTGCTTGGTACACTTGAACATCCTAGAGCCTCTCAAT CCTCTTTTGACCACTCTGGTGGAACAAAATCCAGAAGAAATGGGTGACTTGTATTTGGATGTTGCAGAGGCATTTCTGGATGTTGGAGAATACAACTCAGCCCTGCCTCTCTTGAGTGCCCTCGTCTGTTCTGAACGATACAACTTGGCTGTGGTCTGGCTTCGGCATGCAG AGTGCTTGAAGGCTTTGGGACACATGGAGCGTGCCGCAGAGAGCTATGCTAAGGTTGTTGATCTTGCTCCATTGCATCTGGATGCAAGAATCTCACTTTCAACACTACAGCAGCAACTGGGCCGGCCTGAGAAAGCTCTGGAGGCTCTGGAACAAATGTATGATCCAGATACACTGGCTCAGGATGCCAATGCTGCCCAGCAG GAATTAAAGTTACTCCTCCATCGTTCTACTCTGCTCTATTCCCAAGGCAAAACGTACGGTTACGTAGACACTTTACTGACTATGCTGGCAATGCTGTTGAAG GTAGCAATGAGCAGAGCTCAGGTGTGTTTGATATCTAGCTCCAAGTCTGGAGAGAGGCACCTCTACCTTATTAAGGTGCCAAGGAATAAAATTTCCGACAATGATGACCAGGAGGCAGCAAACTGTGATGCGAAAG CGATTTTTGCTGTTCTCACGAGTGTTTTGACAAAGGATGACTGGTGGAACCTTCTCCTGAAGGCTATATATTCCCTGTGTGACCTCTCCCGGTACAAGGAGGCTGAGCTACTAGTAGATTCCTCATTGGAATATTACTCATTTTACGATGACAGACAGAAGCGCAAGGAGCTGGAATACTTCGGGCTTTCCGCTGCAATCCTGGAcaagaacttcagaaaagcCTACAACTATATCAG AATAATGGTAATGGAAAATGTCAATAAACCTCAGCTGTGGAACATCTTCAATCAAGTTACTATGCAATCTCAGGATGTCCGTCACCATCGCTTTTGTCTCCGCTTAATGCTGAAAAATCCGGATAATCATGCACTGTGTGTCCTAAATGGGCACAATGCGTTTGTATCTGGCAGCTTCAAGCATGCTCTTG gACAGTACGTGCAAGCCTTTCGTGCAAACCCAGATGAACCTCTCTACAGTCTTTGTATTGGCTTAACCTTCATCCACATGGCTTCTCAGAAATACGTGTTGAAAAGGCACGCTCTTCTGGTACAG GGATTCTCCTTCCTTCACCGCTATTTGGACCTGCGTGGACCGTGTCAAGAAACTTTCTACAACCTTGGCCGTGGCCTTCACCAGCTGGGGCTACTGCATCTGGCAATCCACTATTACCAGAAAGTACTTGAGCTTCCTCCTCTCACCTTGGAG ggAATAGAAACCGATCAGACAGACTTGAGGAGAGATACTGCCTTTAACTTGTCACTTATTTATCACAGCAGTGGAAATACCAGAATGGCCCAAAAGATGTTATACACTTACGCAGTTGTGTGA